The Flavobacterium praedii genome window below encodes:
- a CDS encoding ABC transporter ATP-binding protein, with protein MIQVNTLSKKYNDTSVLHIESLAIPKGQSFGLVGNNGAGKTTFFSLLLDLIQPTTGNIINNGIQVNTSEDWKPFTASFLDESFLIGYLTPEEYFYFIGDLRGQNKADVDALLAQHEEFFNGEILKNKKYLRDLSKGNQKKVGIIATLIGNPEVIILDEPFANLDPTTVNRLKKIIKDLAENPNVTVLVSSHDLMHTVDVCNRIVALNKGEVVKDIQTSKETLQELELFFAV; from the coding sequence ATGATACAAGTAAATACTCTTTCCAAAAAATACAACGATACTTCGGTATTACATATAGAATCATTAGCCATTCCAAAAGGGCAAAGTTTTGGACTGGTGGGAAATAACGGAGCAGGAAAAACCACTTTTTTTAGTTTGCTATTGGATTTGATCCAGCCAACAACTGGAAATATTATAAACAATGGAATTCAGGTGAATACTAGTGAAGATTGGAAACCTTTTACGGCATCTTTTCTAGATGAAAGTTTCCTGATTGGTTATTTAACTCCTGAGGAATATTTCTATTTCATTGGAGATTTAAGAGGACAAAACAAAGCTGATGTAGATGCTTTATTGGCGCAACACGAAGAGTTTTTCAATGGTGAGATTCTAAAAAACAAAAAATATTTGCGTGATTTATCCAAAGGTAACCAAAAGAAAGTAGGTATAATTGCCACTTTGATAGGGAATCCTGAAGTTATTATTTTAGACGAACCATTTGCAAATTTAGATCCAACTACAGTAAACAGACTTAAAAAAATCATTAAAGATTTGGCCGAGAATCCTAACGTAACAGTACTCGTTTCAAGTCACGATTTAATGCATACTGTTGATGTTTGTAATCGAATTGTGGCACTCAATAAAGGAGAAGTGGTCAAAGACATTCAGACTTCAAAAGAAACACTTCAGGAATTGGAATTGTTTTTTGCGGTTTAA
- a CDS encoding tetratricopeptide repeat protein has translation MNSNTSKYFFSVLFLSFLIACSTKKDTFVSRNSHALSTKLNILYNGQIALDKGVKGINDNTTENFWKRLPVEKMQINDDVPVEGKPKNVDFELAETKATKAIQKHSMNIDGREKNYQIDEAYLLLGKARYYDQRFIPALDAFNYILYKYPNSSNIYDAKIWREKTNVRLGNDAIAIKNTSKLIKDNELGKQDFANANAILTAAFLNIEEKDSAVVKLKLANAYTKVHEERERYSFLLGQLYEEAGQKDSAIYFYQTVIDMNRKAERKFVIQAYAKKAKLNNYKGLEYDEFVKKSKKIIEDRENRPYLDVINHSIGIFYDNNEQKKLALDFYKASLDTKSTDPYLNASNYRNIGNLYFKHTEYVNAAKNYDKCLELMDPKSREYLQISKTRKNLDEVILDEAIAKRNDSIIYVAQLKEPEQIVYYENYIQKLKSSDELKKIVDEKQKKIDNNIALNAGGNMSKEAIVDSNGQKENVPVFTPAANSNTSATNVVFYFYNPNTVAFGKLEFKKMWGNRAQNGYWRFASGTAQNQNTTETGTLTETKDKPVVVEEVNEKYTTDYYLKQLPKTAAAIDSISKERNEIYFQLGVAYKEKFKEYNLAATRLEQLLVYQPDEKFILPTKYNLYKIYQITNPSQAESLKSEIISQYPNSRYVQIITNTAPLDGSANDTPVGEYENLYRLFQQEYFTSVLEKVDGLINHFAGEPIIPKFELLKANAIGKLYGLEAYKKAIQYVADNYATSNEGKEALEIIKTQIPLLEQLNFTKTDSKNWRVLFKIDKNDEKSSAAIESKLALFFANENVEKLNYTCDLYTEKDSFISIHGIHSESYALFVAALFAENGKFKIAQPGIVISNENYKIVQIKKNLEAYLSLNKS, from the coding sequence TTGAATAGTAACACATCAAAATATTTTTTTTCAGTACTATTTTTGTCTTTCTTGATAGCTTGTTCTACCAAGAAAGATACTTTTGTGTCCAGAAATTCCCATGCCCTTAGTACTAAACTCAATATATTGTATAATGGTCAAATTGCCTTAGACAAAGGTGTAAAGGGCATAAACGATAATACTACCGAAAATTTTTGGAAGCGTTTGCCTGTAGAAAAAATGCAAATTAATGATGATGTGCCAGTAGAAGGAAAGCCCAAAAATGTTGATTTTGAACTTGCCGAAACCAAAGCAACCAAAGCCATTCAGAAACACTCCATGAATATTGATGGTCGCGAAAAGAATTATCAAATAGACGAGGCATATTTGCTACTTGGAAAAGCCAGATATTATGATCAAAGATTTATCCCTGCATTAGACGCATTCAATTATATTTTATATAAATACCCTAATAGCAGCAATATATATGATGCTAAAATTTGGCGTGAAAAAACCAATGTTCGGCTTGGAAATGATGCGATCGCCATCAAAAATACTTCAAAACTCATCAAAGACAATGAACTTGGTAAACAAGATTTCGCAAATGCAAATGCAATTTTAACAGCAGCTTTTTTAAATATTGAAGAAAAAGATAGTGCTGTCGTAAAACTAAAATTGGCCAATGCATACACTAAAGTTCATGAGGAAAGAGAGCGTTATTCTTTTTTATTAGGACAGTTATATGAAGAAGCAGGTCAAAAAGATAGCGCCATTTATTTTTATCAAACCGTTATTGATATGAATAGAAAGGCTGAAAGAAAGTTTGTAATTCAGGCTTATGCCAAAAAAGCAAAACTCAATAATTACAAAGGTTTAGAATATGATGAATTTGTAAAAAAATCTAAAAAGATAATAGAGGATAGAGAAAATCGTCCCTATTTGGATGTAATCAATCACAGCATTGGAATTTTTTATGACAATAACGAACAGAAAAAATTGGCATTAGACTTTTACAAAGCTTCTTTGGATACCAAATCGACTGATCCTTATTTGAATGCATCCAATTATCGAAATATTGGAAATTTATATTTCAAACACACAGAATATGTAAATGCAGCCAAAAATTATGATAAATGTTTAGAACTGATGGATCCTAAATCTAGAGAATATCTTCAGATTTCAAAAACCAGAAAAAATTTAGATGAAGTTATACTTGATGAAGCTATTGCAAAACGAAATGATAGTATTATTTATGTTGCCCAATTAAAAGAGCCTGAGCAAATAGTTTATTATGAGAATTACATCCAAAAGCTTAAAAGCAGTGATGAGCTTAAAAAAATAGTGGATGAAAAACAAAAGAAAATTGACAATAATATTGCCTTAAATGCTGGTGGTAATATGTCAAAAGAGGCAATTGTGGATTCAAATGGACAAAAAGAAAATGTTCCAGTTTTTACACCAGCTGCAAATTCTAATACATCTGCTACGAATGTTGTATTCTATTTTTACAATCCAAATACAGTTGCTTTTGGAAAATTAGAATTTAAAAAAATGTGGGGCAACAGAGCTCAAAATGGCTATTGGAGGTTTGCATCAGGAACAGCACAAAATCAAAATACAACAGAAACAGGAACTTTAACAGAGACTAAAGACAAACCAGTAGTTGTTGAAGAGGTGAATGAAAAATACACCACCGATTATTATTTAAAACAATTACCAAAGACAGCAGCAGCAATTGATAGCATTAGTAAAGAAAGAAATGAAATCTATTTTCAATTAGGTGTTGCATATAAAGAAAAATTCAAAGAATACAATTTAGCAGCCACAAGATTAGAACAATTATTGGTGTATCAACCTGATGAAAAATTTATTCTTCCAACAAAATATAATCTATATAAAATTTATCAAATCACAAACCCATCTCAAGCAGAATCTTTAAAATCTGAAATCATAAGTCAATATCCAAACTCAAGATATGTACAGATTATTACCAATACTGCTCCTTTAGATGGAAGTGCAAATGATACTCCAGTTGGTGAATATGAAAATTTATATCGATTGTTTCAACAGGAATATTTCACTTCAGTTTTAGAAAAAGTAGACGGTTTGATTAATCATTTTGCAGGTGAACCAATAATTCCAAAATTCGAATTGCTAAAAGCAAATGCTATTGGTAAACTTTATGGACTTGAAGCTTACAAAAAAGCAATTCAATATGTTGCAGATAATTACGCCACAAGCAATGAGGGAAAAGAGGCCTTAGAAATTATTAAAACCCAAATTCCGCTTTTGGAACAGTTGAATTTCACTAAGACTGATTCTAAAAATTGGAGGGTACTATTTAAAATAGACAAAAATGATGAAAAAAGCAGTGCAGCTATAGAAAGTAAGTTGGCCTTGTTTTTTGCAAATGAAAATGTAGAAAAGTTAAATTACACCTGTGATTTATATACTGAAAAAGATAGTTTTATATCTATTCATGGAATACATTCAGAATCGTATGCCTTATTTGTAGCAGCCCTTTTTGCTGAAAACGGAAAATTTAAAATTGCCCAACCTGGAATAGTTATTTCAAATGAGAATTATAAAATAGTACAAATCAAGAAAAATCTTGAAGCCTATCTTTCACTAAATAAATCATAA
- a CDS encoding bactofilin family protein produces MFDKKPKMLTDVLGKTNRIVEGTTLHGDIISPADFRLDGELIGNFTSNGKLVIGPAGSVKGDIICNNADIEGTFEGKIQVEDTLNIKETATIIGEVVIGKLSVEPGAIFNASCVMFSKKSKETTSAVE; encoded by the coding sequence ATGTTTGATAAAAAACCAAAAATGTTAACAGACGTTTTAGGAAAAACCAATAGAATTGTCGAAGGAACTACATTACATGGAGATATTATTTCCCCTGCCGATTTTAGATTGGATGGAGAACTAATAGGAAATTTTACATCCAATGGTAAACTTGTAATTGGACCAGCAGGAAGTGTAAAAGGAGATATCATTTGTAATAATGCAGATATAGAAGGTACGTTTGAAGGCAAAATTCAAGTAGAAGACACTTTAAACATAAAAGAAACGGCTACTATAATCGGAGAAGTGGTTATTGGTAAATTATCAGTAGAGCCTGGAGCTATTTTTAATGCATCCTGTGTTATGTTTTCTAAAAAAAGTAAAGAAACAACAAGTGCCGTCGAATAA
- a CDS encoding AtpZ/AtpI family protein has product MHPVLCFLKKVKKQQVPSNNNPKKNNYNKWLSLINIPIQMGVIIFLFAYLGNWIDENHPSTKVYYVKIMVMVGVFLALYNVIRQVNEINKNQ; this is encoded by the coding sequence ATGCATCCTGTGTTATGTTTTCTAAAAAAAGTAAAGAAACAACAAGTGCCGTCGAATAATAATCCAAAAAAAAACAACTACAATAAATGGTTGTCATTGATTAACATACCTATTCAAATGGGGGTGATTATTTTCTTGTTTGCCTATTTGGGAAATTGGATAGATGAAAATCATCCTAGCACCAAAGTATATTATGTAAAAATAATGGTGATGGTCGGTGTTTTTTTGGCGCTGTACAATGTGATAAGACAAGTTAACGAAATCAATAAAAATCAATAA
- the atpB gene encoding F0F1 ATP synthase subunit A: protein MVISNKALRFIIATFVICLPFTSMANPEKDTTTVQTEVTHGATAESHEAHAEPTDVKSKVKAFIKHHVLDSHEFSFAQDDETGVHYGFALPIILWDNGFQIFSSSKFEHGEAVAESNGNFYKLNHHDGKIYKTDAAGTITEDEKTSFPTNVRPLDLSITKTVFSIFLAAILMFVIFTSLAKSYAKNNGIASGIGRIFEPIVLYVRDEIAIPNIGEKHYKKYMSYLLTIFFFILFLNIFGLMPFGINVTGNLTITFSLAILTFLITNFTANKNYWGHIFWMPGVPKVMRLVLAPIELLGVFIKPFSLMIRLYANIFAGHIVLMSIIGLMFIFKSWLGSSLSFGLSFALSILEILVAFLQAYIFTMLSALYFGSAVEEHHHEEAHH, encoded by the coding sequence ATGGTGATTTCCAACAAAGCACTTAGATTTATTATAGCGACTTTCGTTATATGTCTTCCTTTTACTAGTATGGCAAATCCTGAAAAGGATACTACAACTGTTCAAACTGAAGTTACACACGGAGCCACAGCAGAAAGCCATGAAGCTCATGCCGAACCTACAGATGTTAAATCTAAAGTAAAAGCATTTATTAAACATCACGTTTTAGATTCTCACGAATTTTCTTTTGCACAAGACGATGAAACAGGAGTGCATTATGGTTTTGCATTACCTATTATTCTTTGGGATAATGGATTTCAAATTTTCTCTTCTTCAAAATTCGAACACGGAGAAGCGGTTGCAGAATCAAATGGTAATTTCTATAAGTTAAACCACCATGACGGAAAAATTTACAAAACGGATGCTGCTGGAACTATAACTGAAGATGAAAAAACAAGTTTTCCAACAAATGTTCGTCCTTTGGATTTATCAATCACAAAAACAGTTTTCTCCATTTTTCTTGCAGCAATTTTGATGTTTGTGATTTTCACAAGTTTGGCAAAATCATATGCTAAAAATAATGGAATTGCTTCTGGTATTGGTCGTATTTTTGAACCAATTGTATTATACGTTCGTGACGAAATTGCAATCCCAAATATTGGAGAGAAACATTATAAGAAATACATGAGTTATTTATTGACTATCTTTTTCTTTATATTGTTCTTGAATATTTTTGGTTTGATGCCTTTTGGTATCAATGTAACTGGAAATCTTACCATTACTTTTTCATTAGCTATCCTTACTTTTTTAATTACCAATTTTACGGCTAATAAAAACTATTGGGGTCACATTTTCTGGATGCCAGGTGTGCCAAAAGTGATGCGTCTTGTTTTGGCTCCAATTGAATTGTTAGGTGTTTTTATTAAACCATTCTCATTAATGATACGTTTGTATGCAAACATTTTTGCAGGACATATTGTATTGATGAGTATTATTGGTTTAATGTTCATTTTCAAAAGTTGGTTAGGAAGTAGTTTGTCTTTTGGTTTATCATTTGCACTTTCTATTCTTGAGATATTAGTTGCTTTTTTACAAGCGTATATTTTCACGATGTTATCTGCTTTGTACTTTGGTAGTGCAGTAGAAGAACATCACCATGAGGAAGCTCATCATTAA
- the atpE gene encoding ATP synthase F0 subunit C — translation MEIPQIVGAGLIVIGAGLGIGRIGGSAMDAIARQPEASGKIQTAMLIAAALIEGIGFAALFAS, via the coding sequence ATGGAAATTCCACAAATCGTAGGAGCAGGATTGATCGTTATCGGAGCAGGTTTAGGTATTGGTAGAATTGGTGGTTCAGCAATGGACGCTATTGCTCGTCAACCAGAAGCTTCTGGAAAAATCCAAACTGCAATGCTTATTGCAGCTGCACTTATTGAAGGTATTGGTTTTGCTGCGTTATTCGCATCTTAA
- a CDS encoding F0F1 ATP synthase subunit B: protein MEKLINQFELGLFFWQVLIFIGLIILLKKFAWKPILDAVNDREEGIKNALLSAENARKEMQNLQADNQRILQEARLERDNMLKDAREMKDKMVDDAKTEAQAQGQKMIEQAKAAIESEKNAAMAELKLHVSTLSLSIAEKLLKDELSNKEAQTKLVEKLLGDVKLN, encoded by the coding sequence ATGGAAAAGTTAATAAATCAGTTTGAGTTGGGTTTGTTCTTCTGGCAAGTATTAATATTTATCGGATTAATAATCTTATTGAAAAAATTTGCTTGGAAACCTATTCTTGATGCAGTTAATGATAGAGAAGAAGGAATTAAAAACGCTTTGCTTTCTGCTGAAAATGCTAGAAAAGAAATGCAAAATTTGCAAGCAGACAACCAACGTATTTTACAAGAAGCAAGATTAGAGCGTGACAACATGCTTAAAGATGCTCGTGAAATGAAAGACAAAATGGTTGACGATGCTAAAACTGAAGCTCAAGCTCAAGGTCAAAAAATGATCGAGCAAGCTAAAGCGGCTATTGAAAGTGAAAAAAATGCAGCTATGGCTGAATTAAAATTACATGTTTCTACATTATCTCTTAGCATTGCTGAAAAATTATTAAAAGATGAACTATCTAACAAAGAAGCTCAAACTAAATTGGTTGAGAAATTGTTAGGTGACGTAAAATTGAATTAA
- the atpH gene encoding ATP synthase F1 subunit delta yields MASTRAAIRYATAILDLSNSKGTSEAVNNDMKSIASTIKGNEELSTFIQNPTIKVEVKEKALLEVFATVDNVTKGLLHLLFENKRFEILDIIAAEYSKLFDIMNNVEVAKVTTAIAMDAALEAKVLAKIATLSDKKITIENTVDPSIIGGFILRIGDQQYNASVANRLQILKRELSN; encoded by the coding sequence ATGGCAAGTACTAGAGCAGCAATTCGTTATGCAACCGCAATTTTAGATTTATCCAATTCAAAAGGAACATCTGAAGCTGTGAATAATGACATGAAATCTATTGCTTCAACGATTAAAGGAAATGAGGAGTTGAGTACTTTTATTCAAAACCCAACCATTAAAGTAGAAGTGAAAGAGAAGGCACTTTTAGAGGTTTTTGCTACTGTTGATAATGTTACTAAAGGATTACTTCATTTGTTGTTTGAAAACAAAAGGTTCGAAATCCTAGATATTATCGCTGCAGAGTATAGCAAATTATTTGATATCATGAATAATGTTGAAGTAGCAAAAGTAACTACAGCAATTGCTATGGATGCAGCACTTGAAGCTAAAGTTTTGGCTAAAATAGCAACATTATCCGATAAGAAAATCACAATTGAAAATACCGTAGATCCTTCTATTATTGGTGGATTTATTTTAAGAATAGGCGATCAGCAGTATAATGCTTCTGTTGCCAACAGATTACAAATATTAAAGAGAGAGTTAAGTAATTAG
- the atpA gene encoding F0F1 ATP synthase subunit alpha, whose product MAEIKPAEISAILRKQVEGFESGATLEEVGTVLQVGDGIALIYGLSNVQYGELVEFENGLEAIVLNLEQDNVGVVLLGPSTGIKEGSTAKRTQRIASLKTGEGMVGRVVNTLGFPIDGKGPIGGELFEMPLERKAPGVIFRQPVTEPLQTGVKAVDAMIPVGRGQRELVIGDRQTGKSTVCIDTILNQKEFYDAGKPVFCIYVAIGQKASTVAGIAKMLEEKGAMAYTVIVAANASDPAPMQVYAPFAGAAIGEYFRDSGRPALIVYDDLSKQAVAYREVSLLLRRPPGREAYPGDVFYLHSRLLERACKVIADDGIAKDMNDLPDSLKGIVKGGGSLTALPIIETQAGDVSAYIPTNVISITDGQIFLDGDLFNSGVRPAINVGISVSRVGGNAQIKSMKKVAGTLKLDQAQFRELEAFAKFGSDLDAVTLNVIEKGKRNVEILKQGLNDPYTVEDQVAIIYAGSKNLLRNVPVNKVKEFEKDFLEFLNNKHRATLDALKAGKLTDEITDVLETVAKEISAKYN is encoded by the coding sequence ATGGCGGAAATTAAACCTGCTGAAATATCAGCAATATTAAGAAAGCAAGTAGAAGGTTTTGAATCTGGTGCTACGCTGGAGGAAGTAGGAACGGTACTTCAAGTTGGAGATGGTATTGCTCTTATTTATGGGCTTTCAAATGTTCAATATGGTGAATTAGTTGAATTCGAAAACGGATTAGAAGCTATCGTTTTGAATCTTGAACAAGACAATGTTGGGGTGGTACTTTTAGGACCTTCAACAGGAATCAAAGAAGGATCTACTGCAAAAAGAACACAACGTATTGCTTCCCTTAAAACAGGTGAAGGAATGGTAGGACGTGTAGTGAACACGCTTGGTTTTCCAATTGATGGAAAAGGACCGATCGGTGGTGAATTATTCGAAATGCCATTAGAAAGAAAAGCTCCTGGAGTTATCTTCCGTCAACCCGTTACTGAACCATTACAAACAGGAGTAAAAGCAGTTGATGCGATGATCCCAGTTGGTCGTGGACAACGTGAGTTGGTTATTGGTGACCGTCAAACAGGTAAATCTACTGTTTGTATCGATACCATCTTAAATCAAAAAGAATTTTATGATGCTGGGAAACCAGTATTTTGTATATATGTTGCGATTGGTCAAAAAGCTTCTACTGTTGCAGGAATTGCAAAAATGTTAGAAGAAAAAGGAGCAATGGCTTATACTGTGATCGTAGCTGCAAATGCTTCTGATCCAGCTCCGATGCAAGTTTACGCTCCTTTCGCAGGTGCGGCTATTGGAGAATATTTTAGAGATTCAGGTCGTCCAGCTTTAATTGTTTATGATGATTTATCTAAACAAGCTGTTGCTTACCGTGAGGTTTCTCTTTTATTAAGAAGACCACCGGGACGTGAAGCATATCCTGGAGACGTTTTCTACTTACACAGTCGTTTATTAGAGCGTGCTTGTAAAGTGATTGCTGATGATGGAATTGCAAAAGACATGAATGATTTACCAGATTCTTTAAAAGGAATCGTAAAAGGTGGAGGTTCATTGACTGCATTGCCAATTATCGAAACACAAGCTGGTGACGTTTCTGCATATATCCCAACAAACGTAATTTCGATTACAGATGGTCAAATTTTCTTGGATGGAGATTTGTTTAATTCTGGGGTTCGTCCAGCTATTAACGTAGGTATTTCTGTATCTCGTGTTGGAGGTAATGCTCAAATTAAATCAATGAAAAAAGTAGCAGGTACTTTGAAACTGGATCAAGCACAATTCCGTGAATTGGAAGCGTTTGCAAAATTTGGTTCTGATCTTGATGCGGTTACATTGAACGTAATTGAAAAAGGAAAAAGAAACGTTGAAATCTTGAAACAAGGTTTAAATGACCCTTATACAGTTGAAGACCAAGTTGCAATTATTTATGCTGGATCTAAAAACTTATTAAGAAATGTTCCTGTGAATAAAGTGAAAGAATTCGAGAAAGATTTCTTGGAATTCTTAAACAACAAACACAGAGCCACTCTTGATGCTTTGAAAGCAGGAAAATTAACAGATGAAATTACAGATGTATTGGAAACTGTTGCAAAAGAAATTTCAGCGAAATATAACTAA
- the atpG gene encoding ATP synthase F1 subunit gamma has translation MANLKEIRNRITSISSTMQITSAMKMVSAAKLKKAQDAITAMRPYAEKLTELLQNLSASLDGDVGGEFTTQREVKKVLIVAITSNRGLCGAFNTNVIKEAKNRSEYYAGKQVDIFAIGKKGNDILSKTLSVIDNQSSIFDHLTFDNVAAIAETLTQKFVTGEYDRIELVYNQFKNAATQIVQTEQFLPLAPIQSDKPVSTGDYIFEPAKDEIVLTLIPKALKTQLYKGIRDSFASEHGARMTAMHKATDNATDLRDQLKLTYNKARQAAITNEILEIVGGAEALKG, from the coding sequence ATGGCAAATTTAAAGGAAATCCGTAATAGAATTACTTCCATTTCATCTACGATGCAAATTACATCGGCAATGAAAATGGTTTCTGCAGCAAAGCTAAAGAAAGCACAAGATGCGATCACAGCAATGCGCCCTTATGCCGAAAAATTAACGGAATTATTACAAAATCTTTCTGCTTCGCTAGATGGTGATGTTGGTGGAGAATTTACAACACAGCGTGAAGTAAAAAAAGTTTTAATTGTTGCCATTACTTCTAATAGAGGTTTATGTGGTGCGTTTAATACCAATGTAATTAAGGAAGCTAAAAACCGTTCTGAATATTATGCTGGTAAGCAAGTTGATATTTTTGCAATCGGTAAAAAAGGAAACGATATTTTGTCTAAAACATTGAGTGTTATTGACAATCAAAGTTCAATTTTTGATCATCTTACTTTTGATAATGTGGCTGCTATTGCAGAAACATTAACACAAAAATTTGTTACAGGTGAATATGATAGAATTGAATTGGTTTACAATCAGTTTAAAAATGCAGCTACTCAAATTGTACAAACGGAGCAGTTTTTACCATTAGCACCTATTCAATCTGATAAACCAGTTTCAACAGGAGATTACATTTTCGAGCCTGCAAAGGACGAAATTGTTTTGACTTTGATTCCAAAAGCGTTGAAAACACAATTGTATAAAGGGATTCGTGATTCATTTGCTTCTGAGCATGGAGCACGTATGACTGCAATGCACAAAGCAACAGACAATGCAACTGACTTAAGAGATCAATTAAAATTGACTTATAATAAAGCTCGTCAAGCTGCGATTACCAATGAGATTCTTGAAATTGTTGGTGGAGCAGAGGCTTTGAAAGGATAA
- a CDS encoding GNAT family N-acetyltransferase, with protein MLAQIETMQHLYPNLTLEKYESYLQQMVPHNYKQVAVFDGDICVGLSGFWTAVKLWTGKYIEIDNFIVHSEHRSKGIGKMMTDYIDTKARAEGCTAIVLDAFTGNFTAHRFYYNQGYVPKGFHFLKMINEEGLT; from the coding sequence ATGCTTGCTCAAATTGAGACAATGCAACATTTGTACCCTAATCTCACTTTGGAAAAATATGAATCCTATCTACAACAAATGGTACCTCATAATTATAAACAAGTAGCTGTTTTTGATGGCGATATTTGTGTTGGATTATCCGGTTTTTGGACAGCCGTTAAGTTGTGGACTGGTAAATATATTGAAATAGACAATTTTATTGTTCATTCGGAACACCGTTCTAAAGGGATTGGCAAAATGATGACGGATTATATTGACACTAAAGCCCGTGCAGAAGGTTGTACAGCAATTGTTTTGGATGCTTTTACCGGAAATTTCACAGCACACCGTTTTTATTACAATCAAGGATATGTGCCAAAAGGTTTCCATTTTCTAAAAATGATTAATGAGGAGGGATTAACTTAG